The genome window CACGGCTTTCGACGGCGAGATCCCCGAGGCAGTGGATCAGGCCGCCATCGCCGCTCCGTACGCCCACACCACAGCCCCGCTCCGGCGTCTCGTGGACCGCTTCGTGCTGGTGATCTGCGAGGCGCTGTGCGCCGGCAGGGAGGTCCCTGACTGGGTTCGCGCTGCCCTGCCGCAATTGAACGCCCTGATGTCGTCGTCGAACCAGTTGGCCTCCCGCCTGGAAAGCGGAGCCATCGCGGCTGTGGAGGCGGCGCTGCTGAGCAACAGAGTGGGTGAGGAGTTTGACGCCGTCGTCATCAGCGCGTCGCGTCCGGTTCCGCCGGCGGATGCCGAGCGCGACGGAGCCGTGTCCGGCAACGGGAAGAACGGCGAAGCAAAGAACGGCAACGGCCGCAACGGCAACGGGAATGGAAAAAACGGGAACGGCAAGAACGGCAACGGCAAGAACGGGAACGGCGGGCCGCACGGCATCATTCAAATCGCCGACCCCGCCGTTGAGGCCCGCTGTGACGGCGTGATGACGGCCGGCGAGGCTGTCCGGGTCCGACTGGTGACAGCGGACATTGGGCGTCGCGAGCTGCGCTTCGAACTGGTCGCTGCCATCCCGCAGACCACGGCGTCAGAGAGCGAGAGCGCAGCAGGGTAGACTTGGGTGCGTAGTAATGGATGCCCGGTCGTTCTTTTGATGAACTTGCGTCGGAATTTGAGCCGACACTCGACCCGCAGTACCTACGCGATCTTGAGTTTTACCAGCTCTAGGCGGAATACACCGCGTCAGAGCCGCCGTTGATAGCCCGCGATCGGCTTCCACTGGACGCCCTGCCCCGTCCTGCTCCGAATGGCCCTTCGAGGCCGTCGTCGAGCCCGGCCGCGGCAGTGCCTAATTGAACGGTAGTACGAGTGACCATAGACAACCATCACCTCCATGCAGACAACAGCGACGACGAAATCTTCGTCGAAGAGACGCTTGTCAGCACTGAAGAGCCGCACCACGAGGCGCCGGAGACATTTGCGGACTTCAACGTGCGCGCTGACATCGTCGAATCGCTTGCCGATGCCGGAATCATCCACCCCTTCCCCATCCAGGCAATGACGCTGTCGATTGCTCTGGAAGGCCACGACATCATCGGGCAGGCGAAGACCGGAACCGGCAAGACACTCGGGTTCGGCGTGCCGGCAATTCAGCGTGTGGTCGGCCCCTCCGACGACGGCTATGACAAGTTGCCCGCACCGGGAGCCCCGCAGGCGCTGGTCGTAGTACCCACGCGCGAGCTCGCTGTCCAGGTTGCCGACGACCTGACCAAGGCGTCGAAGAAGCGCAACGCGCGCATTGTGACCATCTACGGCGGCCGGGCCTATGAGCCCCAGATCGAAGCCCTCAAGAAGGGGACGGAGATTGTGGTCGGTACACCGGGCCGGTTGATCGACCTGTACCGACAGAAGATCCTGTCGCTGAAGAATGTCCGCATTGTTGTCCTTGACGAAGCTGACGAAATGCTGGACCTCGGGTTCCTGCCCGATGTCGAAACCCTCATGTCCGCAACGCCTCCGGTCCGCCAGACCCTCCTGTTCTCCGCCACCATGCCGGGCCCGGTCGTGGCAATGGCACGCCGGTACATGTCGCACCCCACGCACATCCGGGCAGCTGACCCCGAGGACGACGGCGCCACGAAGAAGGACATCCGGCAGCTCATCTACCGTGCTCATAGCCTGGACAAGGACGAGGTCGTGGCCCGCATCCTGCAGGCCGAGGGACGCGGCCGGACCATCATCTTCACTAAGACCAAGCGCACGGCCGCGAAGCTGTCCGAAGAACTGGTTGACCGCGGCTTCGCTGCCGGTGCCATCCACGGTGACCTCGGCCAGGGAGCGCGCGAGCAGGCTTTGCGTGCCTTCCGCGGAGACAAGATCGACGTTCTGGTGGCTACCGAGGTCGCGGCCCGCGGCATCGACGTCGAGGACATCACCCACGTCATCAACTTCCAGTGCCCCGAGGATGAAAAGGCCTACCTGCACCGCGTCGGACGTACCGGCCGCGCAGGCAAGAAGGGTACCGCCATCACCTTCGTGGACTGGGACGAGGTTCCGCGTTGGGGCCTGATCAACAAGGCGCTCGGCCTGGACCAGGCTGAGCCGGTGGAAACATACTCCTCATCCCCGCACCTTTACACCGACCTGGACATTCCGGAGGGCACCAAGGGCCGTCTCCCCCGCAGCCAGCGCACACTCGCCGGCATCGGTGCGGAAAAGATCGAAGACCTGGGTGAGACCGGCAAGAAGGGCGGACGCTCCCGCTCAGGCGGGCGGCGGAGCGGTTCCGCGTCCGGGTCCGGGACGGAGGAGCGGTCGCGCGGCCGCAGCCGTTCCGGTGGCCCCAACGGCGCCAAGGCTGCAGCGAGCGAGGAACGCAGCGATGCCGAGGCAAGCCAGCGCACCGAGCGCATTGAACGCACGAGGCGCTCCCGCACCCGACGCCGCAACGGCGAGGTCGTAACCAAGCCCACCGCCGAGGGCTGACCGTTCATGGTTGACGCTGCGGTCCATCCGGCCTGGACGCCGGATGGACCGAACCTCGTGGTGCATGCCGACAACCTGGAGTACCTCGCAGGATTACCGGACGGTTCCTTCACGATGATTTACGTGGACCCTCCGTTCAACACCGGGCGGGCCCAGCGGCGGCAGCAGACAACTATGGTCAGAAGCGCACCCGGCGAGGGCGACCGGATCGGGTTCAAGGGCCTTAGCTACTCGACCGTCAGGGGCATGCTGGCGAGCTACGACGATGCTTTCGAGGACTACTGGGAGTTCCTGGCCCCGCGCCTTGCCGAAGCCTGGCGCCTGCTGGCTGACGACGGAACCCTCTACGTTCACCTGGACTACCGCGAGGTGCACTACGCCAAGGTGATGCTGGACATGCTTTTCGGCAGGGCTAGCTTCCTCAACGAGATCATCTGGGCGTACGACTACGGTGCCCGTGCCCGCCGCCGTTGGCCGGCCAAGCACGACAACATCCTTGTCTACGTGAAGGATCCCGAGGGTTACTACTTCAACAGCGATGAAGTGGACCGTGAACCTTACATGGCCCCGGGCCTGGTAACCCCCGAAAAGGCCGCGCTCGGCAAGCTTCCCACCGACGTGTGGTGGCATACGATCGTCTCGCCCACCGGAAGGGAAAAGACCGGCTACCCCACGCAGAAGCCCGAGGGCCTGATACGCCGGGCGGTCGCAGCAAGCAGCAGGCCGGGCGACTGGGTCCTGGACTTCTTCGCGGGATCAGGCACCCTGGGCGCCGCAGCCGGAAAGCTCGACCGAAGGTTCGTCTGCGTGGACAGCAATCCCCAGGCCATCGAAGTGATGGAGCGCCGCCTGGCGCCCTGGCTTGTCGAAACCGACCGGGACGGCGTCCCCGTCGCGACCGGATAACCCGACTCCGCCGTTAGCGAATGACGCGGCTTCCGGTGCCGAGTTCCTCAAGTCTGGCCAGAACGTCCGGATGGGTGAGGTTTTCGCCCAGGAGATTGGGCTTACCCGTACCGTGGTAGTCGCTTGAGCCGGTCACCAGCAGGTTGTTCTTCGCCGCAATGCCCCGCAACTCTTTCCGTCCCTCCTCCGGGTTGTCCCGGTGCTCGATCTCGAGGCCCAGCAGGCCGGCGTCGATCATGGCATGCGTGACGTCGCTGTCAACGATACGGCCGCGGGAAGAAGCGACGGGGTGCGCGAACACCGGCACACCCCCGGCTGCCCGCACAAGTGCCACGGCATGGACGGGATGCGGCGCATAGTGTCCCACCCAGTAGGGCGAGCGGGCGCTGAGCATACTCGCAAACGCTTCGCTACGGGTTCCCACCACATTGAGGGACACCAGGGTGTCGGCGATGTGGGGCCGGCCGATGGTGGCGCCGTCGGCCACGTGTTCCAGGACGTGCTCCCAGGAGATGGGATAGTCCGCCGCCAGCTTCTCCACCATTCGTTCAGCGCGCGTGAGCCGTGCATCCCGTGACCGCTCCACCTCGGCGAGCAGCCCGGGATCATCCGGGTTGTGGAGGTAGGACAGCACATGGACGCTGACTCCCGTGTCCGTTCGGCAGGAAACTTCCATGCCTGGCACCAGCGCCAGTCCCAGGGTCCTGGCTTCCGCCGCCGCCTCAGACCACCCCGCGGTGGAGTCATGATCGGTCAGCGCGATGACATCAAGCCCTGCCGCTGCGGCCGCGCGCATAAGCTCCGCCGGACTTTCCGTACCGTCGGACACCGTTGAGTGGGCGTGCAGGTCGATTCTCACCGAACAACTCTACGCCTGCGCCGTGGTCGTCATCGCCCGGAACGCACCAGTTCCGCGTATCTGGCGCCTCCCTGCGGTCCCGGATGGATCCCGTCCGAGGCAAAATCGGTGACCGAAGGCGCCGCCCGGTCCCACTCCGCCAGGACCACATTGGGCCGGCCGTCCGCGAACGACCGCATCGTCTCGTTCACCATGGGCACCCACTCCCGTGCGCCGTGCGCAGTCACAAGCACCAACTTCCGGTCGGGGCCAATGGCCCTCAGGAGTTCCTCTAGTACCCCAGCGTCAAACTCACCGTTGGTACCCAGTCCGACGACGACCACTGGCCGAAGCTTGCCCTGCCTGTCCAGTTCGGCGGCGAGCGCCGGCGCCTCCGACATCTGCCTGCCCACCTCCGCCTGAACGTCGATGCCGGGCATCTGCTCCACCAGGTGGGGCGCAGCCGCCAGCATCACCGAATCGCCGAGCGCTGTCACAGACCCGCCCTGCAGGGGGGCGTCGTCCACCGCTTCGGAAGCTGCCGGAGGCTTTTCCGGTGCAGTGTTGGTGGGCTGTGCCGACGGCGCAGGAGTTGCGTTCGCCTCGGCTGCGGCTTGCTCCGCCGCTGCTTGTCCTGCGGCCAACTGGTCCTCAAGCTGGGTAGTCGCCGGGGACATTGCAACGGCCGTACCGGCCAGTACCGTGACGGAGGCCAGGGCAGCCGTGCCGCCGATGAGGGCAGGCCGAACTTCCCGCGCACGCCATGATCGAAAGACACCCGCGCCCGACGTACGTACACCGCGGGCCAGGATTGGCTTCTCCAGGAAGCGCCAGCTCAGTGCCGCGCAAGTGAGTGTCAACGGCACGACGGCGGCGGCCGCCCATGCGTCCGCCTCTGCCGGAAGCCACCCGGTTACCAGGACGGTCCAGGGCCAGTGCCACAAATAGATTCCGTAGCTGCGCCTGCCCACCCACTGCAGCGGCCGGCTCGCGAGCAACCCTGCGGCGGCACCTTCCGGATGACGCAGTATGGCCACGACCAATGCCGTAACCGCCGTGAAGGCGAACATTCCGCCCTGGTAGGCGGCAGCACCGTCGTCGTGCAGGACCACGAAGAACGCGAGCAGGACGAGCAGTGCGGCAGGAAGCACCACGCGGCTTGCGGCCGGTGCCAGCAGCCTGCCGGTACCAGCCCCGGCGAGTGCTGACCACGCACCCAAAAGCAGGCCGAAACCGTGGGTTTCGGTGCCAAAGTACAGCCGGCTCGGATCGGCGGCAGGAGAAAAGTTCAGCGCCATGAGCCCGGCGCTTGCGAAAGCAGCGGCGAGGACTACGAAAGCAGCGGGCAGCGGAAGCCCGTCTCCCGACCGTACCCGCCAGAGCCTCCAGAGCAGCACCAGCAGAAGGGGCCAGAGCAGGTAGAACTGCTCCTCGACTGCCAGCGACCACAGGTGAAGCAACAGCGGCGGCTCCGACTCTGCGAAGTAGGTGCCGCCGGAGGCTACCTGCACCCAGTTGGTGCTGAAGGTCGCAGCACCGAAGGCCTGGCTCCGAAGCTCACGGTCCGCTCCTGTCGGAAACAGCAGTACAAGCGCGAAGGTCACCAGCACCACGGGAACGAGTGCAGGCACGATCCGTCGGAGCCTGCGGGTCCAGAACGAACGAAGATCGAGGCGGCCGGAAGTGCGCAACTCCTCGGCGGCGAGCGCTGTAATGAGGTAGCCGCTCAACACGAAGAAGAGGTCCACGCCGAGGAATCCCCCGGGCAGCGCGCCGGGCGCTAGATGATAGGCAACGACAGCACTGACGGCGATCGCCCTCAGCCCATCGAGCGGTTTGTTCCGATGCGTCGGCTTGTGCGGCGACATAGGTCCTTTGGTGGTCGGCTGCAAAGACATCCTGCGGACAGGCCCCCGAGCCACCTTACAAAAACCGGGGTCCAGCACCAGCAACCGACGCGGACCGGGCGTGCCCTACTGAACGTTTGGACTGCCACCATGCCGGTGAGACGATGGGACGGTGACTACAGCAGAAGACACCCCGTCGTCAGCAGCCATGGAATCACCCGCCGGCTCCGTTGACGCCACCCCGGTAACGCCGGAGGACCAGCCCCTGTCCAGCCGGAATGAGAACCGTTCCCAGCGCCCGGACTCCGACGCATTCAAGGCCTTCATGGCCTCCAATTGGGCGCCGAAGGGCACTGACCTGCCGTCGGAGGCGGAGGTCGCCCGCTTCGCCGCCCAGCGCCGTCTGAAAATCTCCAAGTCCTTCCCGGGCGAGCGGCTGGTGATTCCGGCCGGGCCCCTCAAGGTCCGCTCGAACGACACCGACTACCGCTTTCGTCCCCACTCCGGGTTCGCGCACCTTACCGGACTCGGGCTCGACCACGAGCCCGACGCCGTCCTGGTTCTGGAACCCACCGATGAGGGCAAGGGCGACGACGGCGGCAACCACCACGCCACGCTCTACTTCCGGGAGCTGGCCGGCCGGGACAGCGCCGAGTTCTACGCCAATGCCCGTTACGGCGAGTTCTGGATTGGTTCCCGGCTCTCCCGCGCCGAAGTCCAGGCCCTGCTGTCGCTGACCA of Arthrobacter sp. JZ12 contains these proteins:
- a CDS encoding acyltransferase family protein → MSPHKPTHRNKPLDGLRAIAVSAVVAYHLAPGALPGGFLGVDLFFVLSGYLITALAAEELRTSGRLDLRSFWTRRLRRIVPALVPVVLVTFALVLLFPTGADRELRSQAFGAATFSTNWVQVASGGTYFAESEPPLLLHLWSLAVEEQFYLLWPLLLVLLWRLWRVRSGDGLPLPAAFVVLAAAFASAGLMALNFSPAADPSRLYFGTETHGFGLLLGAWSALAGAGTGRLLAPAASRVVLPAALLVLLAFFVVLHDDGAAAYQGGMFAFTAVTALVVAILRHPEGAAAGLLASRPLQWVGRRSYGIYLWHWPWTVLVTGWLPAEADAWAAAAVVPLTLTCAALSWRFLEKPILARGVRTSGAGVFRSWRAREVRPALIGGTAALASVTVLAGTAVAMSPATTQLEDQLAAGQAAAEQAAAEANATPAPSAQPTNTAPEKPPAASEAVDDAPLQGGSVTALGDSVMLAAAPHLVEQMPGIDVQAEVGRQMSEAPALAAELDRQGKLRPVVVVGLGTNGEFDAGVLEELLRAIGPDRKLVLVTAHGAREWVPMVNETMRSFADGRPNVVLAEWDRAAPSVTDFASDGIHPGPQGGARYAELVRSGR
- a CDS encoding site-specific DNA-methyltransferase, which produces MVDAAVHPAWTPDGPNLVVHADNLEYLAGLPDGSFTMIYVDPPFNTGRAQRRQQTTMVRSAPGEGDRIGFKGLSYSTVRGMLASYDDAFEDYWEFLAPRLAEAWRLLADDGTLYVHLDYREVHYAKVMLDMLFGRASFLNEIIWAYDYGARARRRWPAKHDNILVYVKDPEGYYFNSDEVDREPYMAPGLVTPEKAALGKLPTDVWWHTIVSPTGREKTGYPTQKPEGLIRRAVAASSRPGDWVLDFFAGSGTLGAAAGKLDRRFVCVDSNPQAIEVMERRLAPWLVETDRDGVPVATG
- a CDS encoding DEAD/DEAH box helicase, encoding MTIDNHHLHADNSDDEIFVEETLVSTEEPHHEAPETFADFNVRADIVESLADAGIIHPFPIQAMTLSIALEGHDIIGQAKTGTGKTLGFGVPAIQRVVGPSDDGYDKLPAPGAPQALVVVPTRELAVQVADDLTKASKKRNARIVTIYGGRAYEPQIEALKKGTEIVVGTPGRLIDLYRQKILSLKNVRIVVLDEADEMLDLGFLPDVETLMSATPPVRQTLLFSATMPGPVVAMARRYMSHPTHIRAADPEDDGATKKDIRQLIYRAHSLDKDEVVARILQAEGRGRTIIFTKTKRTAAKLSEELVDRGFAAGAIHGDLGQGAREQALRAFRGDKIDVLVATEVAARGIDVEDITHVINFQCPEDEKAYLHRVGRTGRAGKKGTAITFVDWDEVPRWGLINKALGLDQAEPVETYSSSPHLYTDLDIPEGTKGRLPRSQRTLAGIGAEKIEDLGETGKKGGRSRSGGRRSGSASGSGTEERSRGRSRSGGPNGAKAAASEERSDAEASQRTERIERTRRSRTRRRNGEVVTKPTAEG
- a CDS encoding PHP domain-containing protein, coding for MRIDLHAHSTVSDGTESPAELMRAAAAAGLDVIALTDHDSTAGWSEAAAEARTLGLALVPGMEVSCRTDTGVSVHVLSYLHNPDDPGLLAEVERSRDARLTRAERMVEKLAADYPISWEHVLEHVADGATIGRPHIADTLVSLNVVGTRSEAFASMLSARSPYWVGHYAPHPVHAVALVRAAGGVPVFAHPVASSRGRIVDSDVTHAMIDAGLLGLEIEHRDNPEEGRKELRGIAAKNNLLVTGSSDYHGTGKPNLLGENLTHPDVLARLEELGTGSRVIR